The following are encoded in a window of Deinococcus carri genomic DNA:
- a CDS encoding AI-2E family transporter, protein MNRTRTVPEMLENLWTRPPVRLLVYLLLLVLLFLAARRLASVLVMVGVAYGVAYLCNPLLARLEKRGLARTWGVLLLLLVFLAVVALLFWRLVTQVSSFVEGLPALADRLTALLDAALDRAGGGSLADELQYRLALYVQAKAQEISHNIGPILDQMLFSGPSLLGRLSGILGWLGQAGLVLTLALYFALDYERVGRGLLKVFPRDWQPTVERLSEDVSVSFGRFIRGQLLTGLGVGTLAGLGLLLLKVPNPLALGLLTAVLYLVPFVGMVLATIPPLLQAVPQGTTTLALVAGLYFILNQIGGNVLGPLVMGRTTQANPAALMVAVLIGLGLAGVWGALLAVPVALLLQRWTVRYWLPSRAYQGRIGQRDGGQRREEQRDRQDA, encoded by the coding sequence TTGAACCGAACCCGTACCGTCCCCGAAATGCTGGAGAACCTGTGGACCCGGCCCCCGGTCCGGCTGCTGGTCTACCTGCTGCTGCTGGTGCTGCTGTTCCTCGCCGCGCGGCGGCTGGCGAGTGTTCTGGTGATGGTGGGGGTGGCCTACGGTGTGGCCTACCTGTGCAACCCCCTGCTTGCCCGGCTGGAAAAGCGGGGGCTGGCGCGGACCTGGGGCGTGCTGCTGCTGCTGCTGGTGTTCCTGGCAGTCGTGGCGCTGCTGTTCTGGCGACTGGTCACGCAGGTGAGCAGCTTCGTGGAGGGGCTGCCCGCGCTGGCCGACCGCCTCACCGCCCTGCTGGACGCGGCGCTCGACCGCGCGGGGGGAGGCTCGCTCGCGGACGAATTGCAGTACCGTCTGGCCCTGTACGTGCAGGCCAAGGCCCAGGAAATCTCCCACAACATCGGCCCGATCCTGGACCAGATGCTGTTTTCCGGCCCCTCGCTGCTGGGGCGGCTGAGCGGCATCCTGGGCTGGCTGGGGCAGGCGGGGCTGGTGCTAACGCTGGCGCTGTACTTCGCCCTGGATTACGAGCGGGTCGGGCGCGGCCTGCTGAAGGTCTTCCCACGCGACTGGCAGCCCACGGTGGAACGCCTCTCGGAGGATGTCAGTGTCTCCTTCGGGCGCTTTATCCGGGGCCAGTTGCTGACCGGCCTGGGTGTGGGCACCCTCGCGGGGCTGGGCCTGCTGCTGCTCAAGGTGCCCAACCCGCTGGCGCTGGGCCTGCTGACCGCCGTGCTGTACCTGGTGCCCTTTGTGGGGATGGTCCTGGCGACCATTCCGCCGCTGCTCCAGGCCGTTCCGCAGGGCACGACCACGCTGGCGCTGGTGGCCGGGCTGTATTTCATCCTCAACCAGATTGGCGGCAACGTCCTCGGGCCGCTGGTGATGGGCCGCACCACCCAGGCCAACCCGGCGGCCCTGATGGTGGCCGTCCTGATCGGCCTGGGCCTGGCCGGGGTGTGGGGCGCGCTGCTGGCCGTGCCGGTCGCCCTGCTGCTGCAACGCTGGACGGTGCGCTACTGGCTGCCCAGCCGGGCCTACCAGGGCCGCATCGGGCAGCGGGACGGGGGACAGCGGCGCGAGGAACAGCGGGACAGGCAGGACGCCTGA
- a CDS encoding class I SAM-dependent RNA methyltransferase: MPEALITLEIEKLVAGGLGLSRDESGVVLVRGALPGERVEASVRAGRGVRQGVTREVLRASPDRVAAPDLPTVDLAHAAYPAQLAYKRGFVEEALSRIAKLRAPVAETVASPHEWHYRNTAQYLVTPQGLAYRERRGRDPLVVGQDPLVMTQIQAVIDRLNPEHLDPATEVAFRASRLTGEVVAALIGAGEPKAFLRASDHLLDAGVTGVSLAQPAGRRFGAGVRLIAGEPEVQEQFGRVQVGVTATGFAQVNPEAAGLAYLHAAELAGSGLHAVDLYGGSGAIGRHLAPHFTRVTVLDSSAEALARGRQAVAVSGERNVTYRSGDAARFSELGTDVIVVDPPRAGLEPEARDHIHASTADRLVYVSCDPATWARDVGDLTRRGWRLGEVTPHDFYPQTSHVEVVSVLER; this comes from the coding sequence ATGCCTGAAGCTCTGATCACGCTGGAAATCGAGAAACTTGTCGCCGGGGGGCTGGGCCTGTCCCGGGACGAGTCCGGCGTGGTGCTGGTGCGCGGGGCGCTGCCGGGCGAGCGCGTCGAGGCGAGCGTGCGCGCGGGCCGGGGCGTGCGCCAGGGCGTGACCCGCGAGGTGCTGCGTGCCAGCCCCGACCGCGTGGCGGCCCCCGACCTGCCCACCGTGGACCTCGCCCACGCGGCCTACCCCGCGCAGCTCGCCTACAAGCGCGGCTTTGTGGAAGAGGCCCTCTCACGCATCGCCAAGCTGCGCGCGCCCGTGGCCGAGACGGTCGCCAGCCCGCACGAGTGGCACTACCGCAATACCGCGCAGTACCTGGTGACGCCCCAGGGCCTCGCCTACCGCGAGCGCCGCGGCCGTGACCCGTTGGTGGTGGGCCAGGACCCGCTGGTGATGACGCAGATTCAGGCCGTGATCGACCGCCTGAACCCCGAACACCTCGACCCGGCGACCGAGGTGGCCTTTCGCGCCAGCCGCCTGACCGGCGAGGTCGTGGCGGCCCTGATTGGCGCGGGCGAGCCGAAGGCGTTCCTGCGGGCCTCCGACCACCTGCTCGACGCCGGGGTGACGGGGGTGAGCCTGGCCCAGCCCGCCGGGCGGCGCTTCGGCGCGGGCGTGCGCCTGATCGCGGGCGAGCCGGAGGTGCAGGAGCAGTTCGGGCGCGTGCAGGTGGGCGTGACGGCGACTGGCTTCGCGCAGGTGAACCCGGAGGCGGCGGGCCTGGCGTACCTCCACGCGGCGGAACTGGCCGGCAGCGGCCTGCACGCCGTGGACCTCTACGGCGGCTCGGGCGCGATTGGGCGGCACCTCGCCCCCCACTTCACCCGCGTGACCGTGCTGGACTCCTCCGCCGAGGCGCTGGCGCGTGGCCGGCAGGCGGTGGCCGTCAGTGGCGAGCGCAACGTCACCTACCGCAGTGGCGACGCCGCCCGCTTCAGCGAACTGGGCACCGACGTGATCGTGGTGGACCCGCCCCGCGCCGGCCTGGAGCCGGAAGCCCGCGACCACATCCACGCCAGCACCGCCGACCGCCTGGTGTACGTGAGCTGCGACCCCGCCACCTGGGCGCGCGATGTGGGCGACCTGACCCGGCGCGGCTGGCGTCTGGGCGAAGTCACCCCCCACGACTTCTACCCCCAGACCAGCCACGTGGAAGTGGTGAGCGTGCTGGAGCGGTAG
- a CDS encoding DUF1440 domain-containing protein: MRLNPYLKSAAAGCAATLPMSAWMLAAQHWLLPRRERYPLPPEQITEHAAEAVGLDAVAGNEPVLKVATVVNHFAYGAAAGALYAPLRSLPGSPLVKGMGLGLFVWSGSYLGLLPATGLLSPATEHPARRNALMIVAHLIWGGCTGVLAERKG, from the coding sequence ATGAGGCTGAATCCCTACCTGAAGTCTGCCGCTGCGGGTTGCGCCGCGACCCTGCCCATGTCGGCCTGGATGCTGGCAGCGCAACACTGGCTGTTGCCCCGGCGCGAGCGGTACCCGCTGCCGCCCGAGCAGATCACCGAACACGCCGCCGAGGCGGTCGGGTTGGACGCGGTGGCCGGGAACGAGCCGGTCCTGAAGGTGGCGACCGTGGTCAACCACTTCGCCTATGGCGCGGCGGCGGGTGCCCTGTATGCGCCGCTGCGGTCCCTGCCGGGGTCCCCGCTGGTGAAGGGGATGGGCCTGGGTCTTTTCGTCTGGAGCGGCAGTTATCTGGGCCTGCTGCCCGCGACCGGCCTGCTGTCTCCGGCCACCGAACACCCTGCCCGCCGCAACGCGCTGATGATTGTCGCGCACCTGATCTGGGGAGGCTGTACCGGCGTGCTGGCCGAGCGGAAGGGGTAG